The following DNA comes from Candidatus Dependentiae bacterium.
ATTATGATGAAAATGAATAATAGATTGGTGCAATACTTTTTTAATAAAAGGCTTTGGGGTAGATGATTCGAAAAATAAAAATGATAGTTTCATACGATGGAACTGATTTTTTGGGATGGCAAATACAAAAAGATGATCGCACGGTAGCGGGAGTCCTCGAGTCCACATATCGACGTGTTTTTGGCGAAAAAATTTCGATTTTAGGTGCGTCTCGGACAGATTCGGGTGTTCATGCGCTCGGCCAAGTTGCTATTTTTAGGACTGAATTAGAGATTTTGAATGAAAAAATGCTTTTTGCCTGGAATGCATCATTGCCTTCTTCGATTGTTATTCGGTCTTTAAAAGACTGTACTGATGATTTTCATCCTTTTCATCGTGTTCTTTCAAAAACCTATTATTACCATGTTTTTCTTAATCGCCCATTACCTTTTTTTGCTCGATTTGGGTGGCGATATCCTTACTCTGAGTCTTTGAGGATGGATGTTTTGAGCGAGGCTTTACAATTATTTGTTGGCACGCACGATTTTGGTTCTTTTTGTACGATAGATCAAGATGAGCCGCAAGATACAATCCGTACAGTACAGAGCATTCGTTTGAAAAAAATATCTCGATTTGGGCTATTGCAGATAGCAGTGGTTGGAAAGTCTTTTGCTCGCTTTCAAATTAGGCGCATGGTGGGGGCAGCTCTTGATGTTGCAAGACGACCCGAGTTGCAGGCTCATGAAATAACAAAAATGCTTAAAAATCCGAATTCGAATCAATCCCTGGTTAAAGCCCCTGCTGAAGGACTGTGCCTAAGGCGAATTATTTATGAAGACTAACCATAATGTGTCAGTTAGATAATTGCTTTTTTGCAAAAAAGATAAAAAAGTAGGTTTTTTTTCAAAAAAATGAAGGCCTGGCGAAAAAGCGATATTCAGGCATCCTGGAGTCAGTTGGGTTTGATGCTTTTAATTATAAAATTAAGGTTTTTAGAATGAAAAAACATTTTTTAGTCATAGTTGTTTTGGCTTCTCTTGCCCAAGGCGCTTATCCTGTTATTAATCCAAAGCAACCTTTAAAGTTGGGTATTAATCCTCAAGGGGGAGGTTCACGATTCATTTCTCGTCTGAAGTCATTGGTTATTGGTGGGGTCTGTGGTGTTGCGATAAATGGGAGCTTGAAAGCTGCTGGTAAGCTAGGGTGTTCATACCTTTGTGCAGGTCTTGTCGGAGCATTATCTGGTTTTGTGGCCATGAATGGTGATATTGCAGGATCATCGGTTTCTGCTTGTTTAGAAAATTTTGCTGTAGTTTATAATGATTTTTTGGTTGAACCGTTATTGAGTCCAGATGATTCTGTTTTTACAATGCAGCTTCGTACTTACTCTCGATCATGGCAGTTGGTAGATGTTGTTTCTCGTCTTGAATGGTTGATGCGTGATATTTTAACAACCATCTCGTATGGCGAAAAATTGATCGCAAGCTCAATTGTGCAGGCTGAAGGCCGCGAGGTCATGGATCTTCTTTCGCTCAGGATTTCTGCGTTGCGAGAAATGCTTGAAGTTGCAACGGTGAGAGTACAGGCTATAAAAAATGATCCACTTTTTACATTTCAGCAAAAATTAAAAGATCAATATGATTCAACAGCTAAATTGATTGGCGATCGAGCACGAGAGATTGTAGAACAAGAATATCTTGCAAATCAGCTAAGTTATTCACAGTCTCCGTATTTTGTGTCGCCGTCGATTGAGACAGACTATTGCGGCTTGTGCGCGCAGCAAGTTTTAAAAAAAGAACGATATGCAACAAAGTGTCAGTGTGTTCCAGGAAATTATTTTTATCATCATGCATGTATTTCAAATGCAGTAAAGCGTACTGGAAATTTGTGTCCACAGTGTTACTCAAGAGCAACGGTTCACTCTGCTTTTGGTGATGGTGGGGTTGCTGCAGAGCAAATGATTCAGCAACCAATTACCGTTCCGGTAGTTGCGTATGCGCCAGAACCAACGGCACCTCCTGTTGATATCTTTAACACGTGTGCTCTTTGCTCGGGGAACATCCCTCATAAGAAACGGTATAAAACAAACTGCGAAAGATGTGTTGGTAAATATTATCACCATGAGTGTGTTGCCGGAACAATAAAACAAAATGGTGGTTGTTGTCCGTTTTGTGGTCAACAAAATACCGTTGTTCACTCTGTTTTTTAAGAAATAAATTTAGGATTAATTATGAATATTAAAAAAATAGGGTATGGGGCGCTTTTGTGTTGCCTTGCGGCAAATGGCCTTTTGATTGCACGGCCGGAAAGTGTCTTTGGATCTCGTGTTGTGTGGGCACATAATAAATTGCCATCAACTCGAATGGAGAGACTTGTAAAGGGTTTGGGGGCATTTTTGGGCGGTGGAGGTTTGTCATATTTTATAGCTTCCTTGAGATATTCTGCTGTCGCTAAAACAAGAATTGGCCTGACTCTTTTGGGCGCTTTGGTAGGGGCTTTTTCTTATTCAAAAATAAGTGCAGGGAATACGGTTGATATTTGGGTTGATAATTTTTCAAAAGAATTTGCCCGTCTAAATAATGCTGAGGAGTTGTCACCACAGGCGTTTGATGGTACTTCTTGGCAGTTGCCGTTTATCGGTCTTGCTGATGTGCTGTTGCGTCTAAAAAATATTGGAAATGAGCTTGCAGAACTGGTCAGGGTTGCTGGATTGTTGCTTGATTGTAGATCTTCTGAGATGACCAACGATCAACTCCAATGTCTAAAAGTTGGATTAGTGCGGCTTGCTGATTTGCAAAAAATTTGTGGTCAGCGATATGCATGGGTTGCGGCAGCAGTTGATTACCAAGAGTTTTCGCGTTTATACAATGCGGTTTTTGGAGCTCCTGAATTAATGGAAACTTCTGGCGATTCCTGGATGCGTTCTGCCGCTGGAGATTTGAAAACATATGAATCGCTTGTTCATCGTTTACAGGGTTTGAAAAATTCTTTGGTATGTATGCAAGATGTCGCCAATAATCTTCTTGGTGTTGTTCATGCTGCAACAATCAAAGCTGAAGTCAAAGCTGATGTGCTCAATAAAATGTATAGATATCCTCGCTTGAAGGATCTTTGTGAGTCTCGATTAGCATTTTGTCGTGCTCAATTTCAGTACGAGAGCTTGTGTTCAGAATATTATGTTCTTGTACATTCTCTCGTTCTTCAGCAAAGTCCTGTTGATGATGAAGCTTGGATGAAGCGGTTTGGATTGCTGTATGATGTTGCGCTTCTTGGAAGTGAATTGAATGAAGCTAAAAACACAGCAGAACAAATTATTTTGCAGGGAGATGGCTTGCTCAAGAGGGATGTTGTTATTCATTTGACACAGTCTCAGGTTGCAGATATTTCTGTAAAGGTTCTAGCAAGTAGAGATTTGCTCAAGGTTATTTTGCAGCGTCAAAAAATTGTAGCGGCGTTGATTCTTGTTAAGGAGTTTAATGAGGAGTACGCCCGATTAGTTAGTTTGCCGGTCGTTGCATTTGGTCGACAAGTTCAAACAGATCTCAGTTGGATGCAAGTGACTCAAGGTCAAGAGTGGCCATTAGAGGCTGTTTTGAAATTGTTGGAAGATGTTAAAAAAGATTTTTTATATTGTATTGCTCGATCTGAGCGATTGTTGCGAAAACCTGAATTATCATCATTAAAAGATTCGTACATTTTAGAGATACACCACAAAGTTGGTTTGTTGCAGCAGGCATTGGATTTGGTAAATCAAAGAATCTTATTTGTTCGGCACTCCGCTCTTTATGCACAAGAGTTACAAGCAAAGCAGGCACGAGCAGAGGCTCTTTTGTTGGAACGAAATCGTAGAGAAGCAGAAGAAAGAGCGCGCCGTGAACAGCAAGAGCGTGATCGCTTAAATCAATTGCAAGCTCAGCAGCGGCCTGCGGTTCAGGTTGTTGTTCCTACAGCTCCGCCATTAGATGAGGTTCAGCCTGTAGGTATTTTACCAGTTACTCCAACCGCACCTCCGCTTGATGAATATATTGAACCTGTTTTGCCGGCTGGAAATGCAAATTCATTTGAATGTTTTTGTGGTGATTCTGTTCCAGAAAATGAGGTGTATGTACTTGCCTGTTCATGTAAAAATTCGGGATATCATAAAGATTGTATCCGGCAGTGGGTAAATCAGTCGAAAAATTGTCCGACGTGTAGGGCACGGGTAACTCTGGCGGATATTTTTAAGAAAAATGATTCTACTGTAGCGCAACCCGTTGTTGCTCCTGTTGTTCCATCTGCTCCTCCTGCGCAAGAGGTTTTAAGTGCTCAGCCTGTATCTGATGCGCAAGATGATGATCGTGAATGTTATTTGTGTATGGATGCAGTTGGTGATTGTACTACTGCAAACTGTGATTGTACCGTTAAAAAAGCTGCGTGTAGGGCTTGTTTGCAAGAGTGGATAAACTCTCATCATACCTGTCCACGCTGTCAAAAGCAGGGTGCAACCTTGATTGATATGCCTGCGCAATAAGAGTGCGAAAAGATATCTTTTTTAGTTTGGTTAGATAAACTTTGGGATTGTTGTTTTACGATCAATAAAGGAACAGTCCCATGAAGTTTGTAAAAGTTCTCGATCACGGATATGTGCGTTTGCGTAATATTTCAGGACCTGTTCGCAGACCTGAATTTGAATTTGATGCAGATGATGTTGATCCTGCGAATTCTGCACGATTTTCGTTTGATGCCGCAGATAAAGTTGGGCGAACAAGAGAGGCCGATCTAAAATTAGCGAAATATTTGCTTGAGCATAAACATACAACCCCCTTTGAAATGGTTGAAATTTGGCTTGAAATGAAAATGCCTATTTTTATTGCACGTCAATTTGTTCGTCATCGAACTGCAACGATTAATGAAATTTCTGGGCGATATATTAAATTGCCTAATGAATTTTATATTCCTGATCCAGCTACAGTTGGTGTTCCTGCTGCGACTAATAAGCAAGGACGTGATGCCCAGAGCTCTAATTTGTATGCGGAAGAATTTTGCAAAACATTACAAAGCAATTGTGAACGAGCGTATGCACAATATGAATTTGATTTAGCACAAAAAATTCCAGCAGAGATTGCTCGCATGCAGCTTCCATTAAATGTTTATACTAAATGGCTTTGGAAGCAAGACTTGCATAATATGATGCATTTTATTGCTGTTCGCGTTGACAATCATGCTCAGTGGGAAGCGCAGCAGTATGCACAGGCTGTGTATTCTTTGCTTAAGCAAGCGCTTCCGTACAGTATGGAGTTGTTTGATAAATATCGCAGATTGTCTCTTCCTGTTGCAGAACCGACTATTCAAGCGAGCGTATAATCGATTTTATTTTTTCTGCGCATTCTATAAAGTCCTGAGCGGTCCATCCGCGTGTTGTCATTGCTGGTGTTCCAATTCGAATGCCACTTGTCAGTAACGCGCTTTTTGGATCGCCAGGCACCATGTTTCGGTTAACTAATATTCCTTCAAGCTCAAGAGCTCGCTCAATTGTTTTTCCACTTAAGTTTGGATGAGTTTTGGTAAAGTTAATTACAAATAAATGGTTGTCTGTTCCGCCAGAGACGATGTCGTATCCTGAGTGCAAAAAGTTTTCGGCCATGAGGTGTGCGTTTTTTTGTACGTTCTTTTGATATTCTATAAATTCAGGTGTTAGAGCTTCTTCAAAGCCGATTCCTTTTGCTGCAATTACATGCATCAGTGGCCCGCCCTGAGCTCCGGGCATTACGCATTTGTCTAATTTTTCTGCAAATTCTTTTTTACACATAACGATGCCACCGCGAGGGCCTCTGAGTGTTTTGTGCGTCGTGCTGGTAACAAAATCGGCATATGGAAATGGAGAGGGGTGTAGATTTGCAGCGATAAGTCCTGCAACATGGGCAATGTCTGCCATGAGAAGAGCGTTAACTGATTTTGCGATTGAATAAAAACGTTCATAATCGATAAATCGAGAGTATGCCGATGCGCCGACGATGATTAATTTGGGTTTGTGTTTGTGCGCAAGTTGTTCTACTTCTTCGTAGTTTATGCGATGCGTTACAGGATCAACACCGTAGCCGATGCAATTAAAATATCGTCCAGAAATATTAAGAGCGTGTCCATGGGTTAGGTGACCTCCGGTTGGTAAAGACATTCCAAGAACAGTGTCACCGGGTTCAAGAGCAGCTAAAAAAACTGCTAAATTTGCATTAGATCCAGAGTGCGGTTGCACGTTTGCGTGTTCAGCATTAAAGATTTTTTTACAAAGTTCTCGTGAGTAATCTTCAATTTGGTCGATAATTCCACAACCTGCGTAATATCTTTTACCAGGGTATCCTTCAGCATATTTGTTTGTGAGTACAGAGCCTGTTGCCTCGAGCACTGCTTTGCTGACAACGTTTTCAGAAGCGATAAGGTTTACGGTTGCTTGTTGGCGCGCTTCTTCTTGGGCGATAAGATCGAATATTTTCATATAACACCTCTGATGAGAGTTGGGATGTTTTTGCGGATTGAGTATAGAAAGGTTTTTTATATCTTGCATGATAATTTTGATGTTATTCATAAAAAAGAAATAAGCCGATGTGTTCTTGACCGAATATGTGATTGGGTGGTATACATCCTGAAGATATTTTTAAGCATGTTTGTATGGTTGAAGAGCTAGTTATGACGATTTTCTCCAGAGGTTTTTATCTGAGCATTAAAATACTGATAATTTTGATGACTTTATTGAGTGAACCTCTCTGTTCTGTTGTTGTTAATAATTTTGTTGATCCTCTTCCGGTGTATACTGTTCGGGGTTCGCAAATGTCCTTGCTGGGAAGAAAGCAAGAAGATGAAAAGCGACCATATTTTTCGTTTAGCATTTCTCCGTATACGCAGATAATTAAAGCATGTTATGGGCCATCATCTGCAGAGACTCAGAGGCTTGGTGATCGAATTGGAACCTGGGGTATGGGAGCAATGGCGCATGATTTAATTGCTAATTATGCTTCAGATAGAGATCCGGAAGATTATATCCCTGTGTATGGAGATCCTGAAGATTTTCCGCTTTTTTGGAATAGAGCAAAAACGCATCGAGTGGCATTAAATGCAATGCAGTTTACAAACCAAAGAGAATTGGCATACAGCGTTGATTTTGATTATGAAAAAATTGGTCTACGCACTGAATTTTGTTTTGAACCAGCAGAGGGAATTGTTGTTTCGATTCAAGCAGGGGTGCTTGATCAAAAAGCTTCTGATCCTAAATTTCAAAATCCAGCAACAAGTGCAGAGTATGTCGAAAGTGCTGCCGCTCTGTCTGCAAGTCCTGTTACGGCAGCATTTATGTGGAACTTAGAGCGAGATAGATTGCTTGATGAGCTAGGGATGCACGCAAAAGGGTATCAAGAAATAGCTCTGGATGATTTTACGGCTCAAGTGGCGTTGTACTACCCAATTGAGTTTGGTGGAAAAAAAGATGAATTTGTAACATTGATTCCTCGAGTTACCCTTGGCTTTACGGTTCCAGGTGAAAAAATATGGGAAACAAAGCCTTTAGCTACAGAAAAAGAGAGTGTTTTAAAGATGTTGCTTCCCCGTGGGGCTGATGGCTTTACGGGATTTTCTATGGAAGGGGCAACCAGCTTGGACTTTAAAAACACGATTAATTTAACCTTTTCAGGGGGGTATACCTTCTTTAAAGAGCGCGCGCGAACTGACTTGCGGGTGCCAAATAATGAATTTCAGTCTGTTTTGTATCCATTTAAACCGCCCGTCAATCATAAGCGGGGTGGTGTCTGGAATCTGACTGCATCAATGTTTTCAGATGGTTTTGTGCAGGGAATGAAATGTTATGCTGATTATTCCTGGATTGTAAAACGTAGGGATACGATAACCGTAACGGATTCTGATTATGTTGGGGTCTTTAAGGCTGGGTGTAATACATTGGCGCGACTGTCGGAATTTAGGGTTGGGGTTGCTCATTTGGGCCTTATTTATGAAATGACGGATAATTTGCAGGCTGGTACAAGCCTTCAGGCCGTGCTTCATGGAACACAGGTGTATTCGCCGTATACATTTACAGGAACATTAAGTATTGTTTTTTAATGTTTTATCGCATCTATGGCCTTTGTGTTCTTGACCGAATATGTGATTGGGTGGTATACGTCCTGAAGATATTTTTAAGCATGTTTGTATGGTTGAAGAGCTA
Coding sequences within:
- the truA gene encoding tRNA pseudouridine(38-40) synthase TruA, with amino-acid sequence MIRKIKMIVSYDGTDFLGWQIQKDDRTVAGVLESTYRRVFGEKISILGASRTDSGVHALGQVAIFRTELEILNEKMLFAWNASLPSSIVIRSLKDCTDDFHPFHRVLSKTYYYHVFLNRPLPFFARFGWRYPYSESLRMDVLSEALQLFVGTHDFGSFCTIDQDEPQDTIRTVQSIRLKKISRFGLLQIAVVGKSFARFQIRRMVGAALDVARRPELQAHEITKMLKNPNSNQSLVKAPAEGLCLRRIIYED
- the thyX gene encoding FAD-dependent thymidylate synthase gives rise to the protein MKFVKVLDHGYVRLRNISGPVRRPEFEFDADDVDPANSARFSFDAADKVGRTREADLKLAKYLLEHKHTTPFEMVEIWLEMKMPIFIARQFVRHRTATINEISGRYIKLPNEFYIPDPATVGVPAATNKQGRDAQSSNLYAEEFCKTLQSNCERAYAQYEFDLAQKIPAEIARMQLPLNVYTKWLWKQDLHNMMHFIAVRVDNHAQWEAQQYAQAVYSLLKQALPYSMELFDKYRRLSLPVAEPTIQASV
- a CDS encoding serine hydroxymethyltransferase, with product MKIFDLIAQEEARQQATVNLIASENVVSKAVLEATGSVLTNKYAEGYPGKRYYAGCGIIDQIEDYSRELCKKIFNAEHANVQPHSGSNANLAVFLAALEPGDTVLGMSLPTGGHLTHGHALNISGRYFNCIGYGVDPVTHRINYEEVEQLAHKHKPKLIIVGASAYSRFIDYERFYSIAKSVNALLMADIAHVAGLIAANLHPSPFPYADFVTSTTHKTLRGPRGGIVMCKKEFAEKLDKCVMPGAQGGPLMHVIAAKGIGFEEALTPEFIEYQKNVQKNAHLMAENFLHSGYDIVSGGTDNHLFVINFTKTHPNLSGKTIERALELEGILVNRNMVPGDPKSALLTSGIRIGTPAMTTRGWTAQDFIECAEKIKSIIRSLE